From Roseburia hominis, the proteins below share one genomic window:
- a CDS encoding glycosyltransferase, whose amino-acid sequence MRLDDCSYEALYPVIELMLNEVRAMRTCFLLTHIPNPRINKRIAVFKHVGETKVICTRRSSQNIWEPIQDVEHIIFDIDLPSAKHIIKRYVVSQDFQKKALDKLKEIMPNVIYAEGLDSLIIAGKYKRDHNVKIIFEVADLRENYIVKPKKTIDRIITNALLKKEKTAFENVDYLVVTSPKFYDMHYKNMIPEEKMLFIPNAPDTEVFSNYKKKEGGAFTIGFIGGIRYLKQMKMLVDVADEVGFSVLFAGAGGTSSEYDEIREYCEGRENIIFTGKYNYDTEIAELYGKVDCVFSVYDADNPNVRIALPNKLYESIICELPIIVAKGTYVSELVEQYGVGVSVSHEDKNDLIQVMRRMKDDSQYRLIFVNKCKEYKESQSSFATMKELENIV is encoded by the coding sequence ATGCGGCTTGATGATTGTTCCTATGAAGCGCTTTATCCAGTAATTGAATTAATGCTAAACGAGGTGAGGGCAATGCGTACCTGCTTTTTACTAACGCATATTCCTAATCCCAGAATAAATAAGCGTATTGCCGTTTTTAAGCATGTTGGTGAAACAAAAGTAATCTGTACAAGAAGATCAAGTCAGAATATTTGGGAACCGATCCAGGATGTCGAACATATTATTTTTGACATTGATTTGCCAAGTGCAAAACATATAATAAAACGGTATGTAGTATCTCAGGATTTCCAGAAGAAGGCACTTGATAAACTAAAAGAAATAATGCCTAATGTCATATATGCTGAAGGTTTGGATTCACTGATAATCGCAGGAAAATATAAAAGAGATCATAACGTCAAAATAATATTTGAAGTCGCTGATCTGAGGGAAAACTATATTGTAAAACCGAAAAAAACAATTGATAGGATAATTACGAATGCTCTTCTGAAAAAAGAAAAGACGGCGTTCGAGAATGTAGACTATCTAGTAGTTACGTCACCCAAATTTTATGACATGCACTATAAAAATATGATACCGGAAGAGAAAATGCTATTTATACCTAATGCTCCTGATACAGAGGTCTTTAGCAACTATAAGAAAAAAGAAGGCGGTGCATTTACAATTGGTTTTATAGGTGGGATAAGATATCTCAAGCAGATGAAGATGCTTGTTGATGTGGCAGATGAAGTTGGATTTAGCGTTCTATTTGCCGGGGCAGGTGGTACATCTTCTGAATACGATGAGATACGAGAATACTGTGAAGGAAGAGAGAATATTATTTTCACTGGAAAATATAATTATGACACTGAGATTGCTGAATTGTATGGAAAGGTAGATTGCGTATTCTCAGTTTATGATGCCGACAATCCAAATGTTAGAATAGCATTGCCTAATAAGTTGTATGAATCGATTATTTGTGAGCTTCCGATAATTGTAGCAAAAGGGACCTATGTATCAGAACTAGTTGAGCAATATGGCGTTGGGGTTTCGGTATCGCACGAGGACAAAAATGATTTAATACAAGTTATGCGTCGCATGAAAGATGATTCGCAGTATCGGCTTATATTTGTTAATAAATGTAAAGAATACAAGGAAAGCCAAAGTAGTTTTGCTACAATGAAGGAACTAGAAAATATAGTATAA
- a CDS encoding oligosaccharide flippase family protein: MNNIMKMLFKLLTRLKEKGFFHIFGSSTINKIIGFASTWVIVRIVSKPEYGVYSYAHNLYSFFLILSGMGIMSAFLQLGSETTNDSEKERLYRFSLRFGLVVNIFLAVLIIIVGLFIPIHFEGAGNLFALMAGLPIVVLVNELQLTYLRINTRNVEYSTINTLNSILIFILSCALAYLLKSPGLVLAAYTAHIVSIVITSKKFGVGINFSNCSLPHETRKNLFSIASISMVNNGLSKLMYLLDIFVLGYFVIDSEVIASYKIATNIPTALQFIPQAVMVFLYPYFARNKDNKEWLLKNYRHIMLFWGLFNLAVSVFMVAFAKPIIVLFFGKQYLDALVPFRILSCSYFFSATFRSIAGNLLITQRKLKFNLLVSIFASAMNTILNVFMIRAWESIGAALATLITVIVSGFISTSYLIYVFRTKEKKEQI; this comes from the coding sequence ATGAATAATATAATGAAGATGCTTTTTAAACTATTGACCAGACTGAAGGAAAAAGGCTTCTTTCATATTTTTGGATCAAGCACTATTAATAAAATAATTGGGTTTGCTAGTACATGGGTTATTGTACGCATTGTAAGCAAGCCAGAGTATGGAGTATATTCTTATGCGCATAATCTCTATTCCTTCTTCCTGATTCTTAGTGGAATGGGGATAATGTCTGCATTTTTGCAACTGGGTAGTGAAACAACGAATGATTCAGAAAAAGAGCGTCTGTATCGCTTTAGTTTGAGGTTTGGTTTAGTCGTCAATATTTTTCTTGCGGTACTTATTATTATTGTTGGTTTGTTTATTCCTATACATTTCGAAGGTGCAGGCAATTTATTTGCACTAATGGCTGGGTTGCCCATCGTAGTCTTGGTAAATGAATTACAACTTACATATTTACGTATTAACACAAGAAATGTAGAGTATTCAACAATAAATACGCTTAACAGTATATTGATATTCATACTGTCTTGTGCTTTGGCTTATTTATTGAAATCACCTGGCTTGGTTCTGGCAGCCTATACTGCACACATTGTTTCTATAGTTATAACGTCAAAAAAGTTTGGTGTGGGAATTAATTTTTCTAATTGTTCGCTTCCACACGAAACAAGAAAAAATCTATTTTCAATTGCTTCAATTTCTATGGTCAATAATGGGCTGAGCAAATTGATGTATCTTTTGGATATTTTTGTTCTAGGCTATTTTGTAATAGATAGTGAGGTAATTGCTTCATATAAGATTGCCACCAATATTCCAACTGCTCTTCAGTTTATTCCACAAGCGGTAATGGTATTTTTGTATCCTTATTTTGCAAGAAACAAGGATAATAAAGAATGGCTTCTCAAAAATTACAGGCATATAATGCTTTTCTGGGGATTGTTTAATCTTGCAGTATCAGTTTTCATGGTAGCTTTTGCCAAACCAATAATTGTGTTGTTTTTTGGAAAACAGTATCTTGATGCTTTAGTGCCTTTCAGAATTCTTAGCTGTAGCTACTTTTTTTCGGCAACTTTTCGATCAATAGCTGGGAATCTATTAATAACACAAAGAAAGCTGAAATTTAATTTATTAGTTTCGATATTTGCTAGTGCAATGAACACTATACTTAACGTATTTATGATTCGCGCATGGGAGTCGATTGGAGCGGCTTTAGCAACACTTATTACGGTAATCGTGTCAGGATTTATTAGCACATCGTATTTAATTTATGTTTTTAGAACGAAAGAAAAGAAGGAGCAAATATGA